The Neobacillus sp. PS3-34 genome has a window encoding:
- the rsmB gene encoding 16S rRNA (cytosine(967)-C(5))-methyltransferase RsmB, translating to MGKKKNVRETALEILDAIEKNQSYSNLLLHNAIEKNQLPTKDIGLLTELVYGTLQRKMTLDFFLKPFIKNGSKTERWVMNLLRMTLYQMVYLDRVPDHAAIHEAVEIAKKQGHKGISGMVNGVMRSIQRQGLPSLEEITDPLERLSIESSTPLWLVSRWADQFGLEKTEEMCELNLTAPVQTARVNLTKISREECLGMLEEDGFFVEKSPILPESIIALKGNMASSTAFKKGFLTIQDESSMMVAYALDVKSNERIMDACAAPGGKSTHLAEKMENRGEIISLDLHEHKVKLIKETASRLGLRNITTIAMDSRKAGEHFEEESFDKILLDAPCSGLGVMRRKPDIKYTKNEKDIIQLASIQQNLLNSVAPLIKKGGILVYSTCTVDKEENENTVTSFLKEHPEFEGDTEFAERMPEAIRPLITGFDLQILPQHIGSDGFYIACLRKKV from the coding sequence ATGGGAAAGAAAAAAAATGTGCGTGAAACCGCGCTGGAAATACTGGATGCGATTGAAAAAAATCAATCATACAGCAATTTGCTTTTGCATAATGCAATTGAAAAAAATCAATTGCCAACTAAAGACATTGGATTATTAACAGAGTTGGTTTATGGAACACTGCAAAGAAAAATGACGCTTGATTTCTTTTTGAAACCTTTCATAAAGAATGGCAGCAAGACGGAACGCTGGGTGATGAATTTATTAAGGATGACCCTCTATCAAATGGTGTATCTTGATAGGGTTCCTGATCACGCTGCTATTCATGAGGCAGTAGAAATTGCCAAAAAGCAAGGTCATAAAGGTATTTCAGGCATGGTAAACGGTGTGATGCGCAGTATACAGCGTCAAGGTTTGCCATCTCTTGAGGAAATTACGGACCCGCTGGAAAGGCTTTCTATCGAATCGAGCACCCCTTTATGGCTTGTATCAAGATGGGCCGATCAATTCGGATTAGAGAAAACCGAAGAAATGTGTGAATTGAATCTTACCGCACCTGTACAAACAGCAAGAGTTAATTTAACGAAAATATCACGGGAAGAATGTCTTGGTATGCTGGAAGAGGATGGTTTCTTTGTAGAAAAAAGTCCGATCCTTCCAGAATCAATTATCGCTCTAAAAGGGAATATGGCTTCTTCCACTGCTTTTAAAAAGGGTTTTCTCACCATTCAGGATGAAAGCTCGATGATGGTTGCATATGCACTTGATGTAAAGTCAAACGAGCGTATAATGGATGCCTGTGCCGCTCCAGGAGGAAAAAGCACACATCTTGCCGAGAAAATGGAGAATAGAGGAGAAATTATTTCACTCGATTTGCATGAGCATAAAGTAAAATTGATCAAGGAAACTGCATCAAGATTAGGGTTGAGAAATATTACCACTATTGCGATGGACAGCCGCAAAGCTGGAGAACATTTTGAGGAAGAATCATTTGACAAAATCCTGCTTGATGCCCCGTGTTCTGGCCTTGGTGTAATGCGCAGAAAGCCAGACATCAAGTATACAAAAAACGAAAAAGACATCATCCAGTTAGCCAGCATTCAGCAAAATCTCTTGAATTCTGTTGCCCCCTTAATTAAAAAAGGTGGAATTCTCGTATATAGTACGTGTACAGTGGATAAAGAGGAAAATGAGAATACTGTTACTTCGTTTTTAAAGGAGCATCCCGAGTTTGAAGGTGACACGGAATTTGCCGAACGCATGCCGGAAGCTATTCGCCCCTTGATTACTGGATTTGATTTACAAATATTACCGCAGCATATAGGTTCAGACGGATTTTATATAGCGTGCCTAAGAAAGAAGGTGTAG